In the Bacillota bacterium LX-D genome, one interval contains:
- the pyrR gene encoding bifunctional pyr operon transcriptional regulator/uracil phosphoribosyltransferase PyrR → MNLIEKAKIMDADKMRRSLVRIAHEIVEKNKGTENLALIGIRRRGVPLAERIAKLVKDIEGVDLPVGILDITLYRDDLTTLDYQPIVHKTEIPFPVSGKKLILVDDVLYTGRTVRAALDAIIDLGRPQVIELAILIDRGHRELPIRADYVGKNVPTSNKEVIAVNLTEIDGVDEVKILEIAD, encoded by the coding sequence ATGAATTTAATTGAAAAGGCTAAGATTATGGACGCTGATAAAATGCGTCGATCTTTAGTTCGAATTGCCCACGAAATTGTGGAGAAAAACAAGGGCACCGAAAACTTGGCATTAATTGGCATTCGCCGTCGGGGTGTACCTTTGGCAGAGAGGATAGCTAAGCTGGTTAAAGATATTGAAGGAGTGGATTTGCCTGTAGGTATTCTAGATATAACACTCTATCGTGATGATTTAACTACTCTAGACTATCAGCCTATTGTCCATAAAACTGAAATTCCTTTTCCTGTTTCAGGTAAAAAACTAATTTTAGTTGACGATGTACTTTACACAGGAAGGACTGTGCGTGCCGCTTTAGATGCTATTATTGATTTAGGTCGTCCACAAGTTATTGAGTTAGCAATTCTAATTGACCGTGGTCATCGGGAATTGCCGATTAGAGCCGATTATGTTGGGAAGAACGTTCCAACTTCAAATAAAGAAGTCATTGCTGTTAATTTAACGGAAATAGACGGCGTAGATGAAGTTAAAATTTTAGAAATTGCAGATTGA